Proteins from one Rhinoraja longicauda isolate Sanriku21f chromosome 41, sRhiLon1.1, whole genome shotgun sequence genomic window:
- the LOC144611821 gene encoding interferon regulatory factor 2-binding protein 1-like produces the protein MGSAPPPPPGSSASAAAGGRRHSCYLCDLPRMPWAMIWDFSQAVCRGCVNYEGADRIERVIEQARHLKRAHGLPQPQAQVQAQAHVQAPPPRSPAPRHRLMQLPDYPGPGAGPDLPPARRPLLLGPASLLGLSAGPSSSSSVPIPAMGLEHGRRPELERALRDKPGPPPPPPPPPPPEPLAELGRALRHRAEEWAGRPPAVRDSLLGLSECAPVALRLRAEPSLGARVLAFDATERPQDRALELRLLVEYPPGSGSVHCGAAEACRRMLGDCNKERSASPGLDCLEYQRRPGVSSGDWRPLSHLLTEGARLFKEPVPAELMPEPFTGGLGLPRAGHRRRKALPDGEAEAGKGAAGDGHSWASGAEGAAPVGQSPVALVSSSASDPKDSGQAVHSTTALGQRRMAPRNGEPGTPEAGHAAGEPQGAPDSSNGPLCCTICHQRLEDTHFVQCPSVPTHKFCFPCSRESIKAQGAGGEVYCPSGEKCPLVGSSVPWAFMQGEIATILAGDIKVKKERDP, from the coding sequence ATGGGCTCGGCCCCGCCGCCTCCCCCCGGCAGCAGCGCCAGTGCGGCGGCGGGCGGCCGGCGCCACTCGTGTTACCTGTGCGACTTGCCGCGGATGCCGTGGGCCATGATCTGGGACTTCTCACAGGCCGTGTGTCGCGGCTGCGTCAACTACGAGGGCGCCGACCGCATCGAGCGGGTGATCGAGCAGGCGCGGCACCTGAAGCGGGCACACGGGCTACCACAGCCCCAGGCTCAGGTACAGGCCCAGGCCCACGTACAGGCCCCGCCGCCCCGCTCTCCCGCCCCCCGACACCGCCTGATGCAGCTGCCCGACTACCCAGGGCCTGGAGCCGGGCCTGACCTGCCGCCAGCCCGCCGCCCCCTCCTCCTCGGGCCCGCCTCGCTGCTAGGCCTGAGCGCCGggccctcctcctcctcgtctGTCCCCATCCCCGCCATGGGGTTGGAGCACGGCCGGCGGCCTGAGCTGGAGCGGGCCCTACGTGACAAGccggggcctccaccaccaccaccaccacctccacccccggagcCTCTGGCCGAGCTAGGCCGCGCCCTACGACACCGAGCCGAGGAGTGGGCGGGGAGGCCGCCCGCCGTCAGGGACTCTCTCCTGGGCCTGTCCGAGTGTGCTCCAGTCGCCCTCCGCCTGAGGGCCGAGCCGTCGCTGGGGGCCCGCGTCCTGGCCTTCGACGCGACCGAGAGGCCCCAAGACCGGGCCCTGGAGCTGCGGCTGTTGGTTGAGTACCcgcccggctctgggtcggtacACTGCGGGGCTGCCGAGGCCTGCCGTCGGATGCTGGGCGACTGCAACAAGGAGAGGTCGGCCAGCCCGGGCCTGGACTGCCTGGAGTACCAGAGGAGGCCCGGGGTCAGCAGTGGTGACTGGAGGCCTCTGTCCCACCTACTGACCGAGGGGGCCCGACTGTTCAAGGAGCCCGTGCCAGCCGAGCTGATGCCCGAGCCCTTCACGGGCGGGCTGGGGTTGCCCAGGGCCGGGCACCGCAGGCGTAAAGCTTTGCCGGACGGCGAGGCCGAAGCTGGCAAGGGAGCGGCAGGAGATGGGCATTCGTGGGCATCCGGAGCAGAAGGGGCCGCCCCGGTGGGTCAATCGCCCGTCGCCCTGGTCAGCAGCAGCGCCTCGGACCCCAAAGACAGCGGGCAGGCGGTCCACTCCACCACGGCGCTCGGGCAGAGGCGCATGGCGCCGCGCAATGGGGAGCCCGGAACCCCCGAGGCCGGGCACGCGGCCGGCGAGCCTCAGGGGGCCCCCGACTCCTCCAACGGGCCCCTGTGCTGCACCATCTGCCACCAGCGGCTGGAAGACACCCACTTTGTCCAGTGCCCCTCCGTGCCCACCCACAAGTTCTGCTTCCCCTGCTCGCGGGAGAGCATCAAGGCCCAGGGGGCCGGGGGCGAGGTCTACTGCCCCAGCGGCGAGAAGTGCCCGCTGGTGGGCTCCAGCGTGCCCTGGGCCTTCATGCAGGGGGAGATCGCCACCATCCTAGCCGGCGACATCAAGGTGAAGAAAGAGCGAGACCCTTGA